The nucleotide window TACTACAACAGCGTCGGCCAGGACCTGGGCTTCAGCAGTGGCGGCAACTCGGGCCGCGCCAGCTGGTACGCCGGTGTCGGCACCGGCTGGGACATCAACGAGCGCTTTGGCCTGGGCCTGCAGTACGACTACTTCCACGCCAACGCCGGCAAGATCAAGAACAACGAGACCGGCGAAACGCAGCCGGGCCTGAAGCGTTCGACCGGCCTGGTGTCGCTCAACGCCGAATACCGCTTCTGATCGTCTGGCCCTGGCTCGTTCGAGCCCACCTTAAGCCGCGGCGCCCCTGCGTCGCGGCTTAATGGTTTCTTAATAGTGTACTTGTCGGTATTGAATCTTCTTACCGAAACCTCATCTAAGCATCACCGGACCGAAACATTCCCCGTTCGACCGGAAACCAAGGCGGAGTTTTCCCCATCCCCTCCGCCAGACGCACCCGTAGTGCATAACAGGAGAATCTCCATGAAGAAGTCGCTACTTGCCCTCGCCCTTGCCGCCGCCGGCCTGGCCGTCGTCCCTGCCGCCTTCGCGCAGAACGCCCCGGACAACGGTGGTTGGTTCATCAACGGCAATGTGGGTCGTACCTCGATCGACAAGGGCCCGTATGACGACAGCGACACCGGCTACGCCATCAATGGTGGCTACCGCTGGGCGATCACCCCGCGTTTCGCGCTGGGTGCGGAAGTCGGCTACAACGACCTGGGCAACATCCACGTCAAGAACATCTTCAACAGCAACGACGTCGTCGATAAGGGCAAGTCGCAGCTGCACGGCTGGACCGCCGGCGCCAATGCCCGCTTCAACATCGATCCGCAGTGGTACATCAGCGGTCGTGCGGGTCTGTACAGCTGGAAGGGCCACGGCCTGAGCAATGACGTCAACCCGGTCCGCAAGAGCCTGGATGACACCAGCTGGTACGGTGGCGTTGGCTTCGGCTACAACTTCACCAACAACGTCAGCGTCGGTCTGAACTACGACTACTTCGACGCGAAGAAGAACCACGTCGACCTGAGCACCGACATGGTCTCGGTCAGCGCGGAATACCGCTTCTGATCTGACGATTCACCCGTTGAAGGAAAAAGGGCGCTTCAAGGCGCCCTTTTTCTTGGGCAGATTTCAGACATATCTGTACGGATATCGCCCTTGGCATCACGCCATGTGGACTAGACTCAAAGAGCCGTCGCAAGCCACGCCGCGTGCGCCCGGTTTCCTGCGCGGATCGACTTGAGCAGCACATGGAGGTCAGCATGGCCAAACTGGTTCTCACCACGTTCGACTGGGTCCCCGACATGCCGCGGGGTTATGTGCGCGACCTGCGCATTCGCTGGGCACTCGAAGAAGCGGGGCTGCCCTACAGCGTCGAAAGCACCTCATTCAAAAGCCGTGGCGCGGAGCACTTCGCGCACCAACCGTTCGGACAGGTCCCCTGGCTGACCCATGGCGAGATCTCGCTGTTCGAAAGCGGCGCCATCCTGCACTACCTCGGCCACCTGGGCGAAGGCCTGCTTCCTCGCGACGACGACATGCGGCTCACCGCCATCGAGTGGCTGTTTGCCGCCCTCAACTCCGTGGAAATGGCGAGCTTGCCGTGGTCGCTGTTCGTGTTTTCCGGCGACGACAGCGCATCGCCCATGCGCAAGCAGTTCGATGCTTTCGTGCACTCGCGCCTGCAGCACCTCGAGCCCATCCTCGCCAAACGCGAGTGGATGGCCGGCACCTTCTCGGTGGCGGACATCGCCATGGCCGACGTCCTGCGCCTGCTTGATCGCTTCGGCGCGCTTGCCGATTACGCCGCGGCACGCACCTATCTTGATCGCGCCACCGCGCGGCCGGCTTTCAGGAAAGCCCTCGCCGACCAGATGGCGCATTTCGCCGCCGCCGACTGAACGCCCCAAAAGAAACGGGGCCCGAAGGCCCCGTCCCCAGGTTCAGGGATCGAACCGTTTTTCCACGCCCAGCAGAATCGACTGGTTCTCGCGCGAATTGTTTTCGATCAGGTTCTGGTACTCGAAGCGAATCAGCCAACCCTTCAGCGTCTGCAGCTGAATGCCCGCACCGAGCATGGTGCGATGGCTCGACTGGCCGGTCAGCGAGGCCTGGTACAACGGCCCGCTGAGCAGATCCGCGTAGCGCATGTTCGCCACGCCGGAACCCTGGAAGTCATGCTGGAACTCCGCACGCAAGGTCGGCAGCCACATGCCGTACCCGGACTTGATCGTCCACTCGGCACGCACGCCCAGGTTGCCCGTCGTGGTCTTGACCGACTGGCGTTCGATGCTCAGCGCGTTCTGCCCCGATGCCTGTTCCGTATAGCCGTCCAATTGGGCATGCGCCATATCCAGGCGCGCATACGGGGACAGCGTCCAGGTCTCCTTGCGCTGCTCATAACCCAGCGCGATCGAACCAAACCACTGCTTGCCATCGCGACTGCCGGTCGCGCGACTACCATCGCTGGTGACATAGCGACGCGAGTCGAACGACAGCCACTGGTAACCCAGCAAGCCGTCCACGTAGACGTTGGCCGTCGGGCGATAGCTGGCGTAGAACGCAAGGTTGTAGCTGTCCGTCGTGCTGCGGCTGTCGTGCTTGCCGATATCCGACACGTCATGGCCATAGCCGACACCCGCGCCCACGGCGAGCTGGTCGTTGATGCGCTTGTCCGCACCCACGCTCAGGCCCGAGGTCGAGAAATCGATGCCGTTGTCACTGGTACCCGGCTGGCTCTTGCCGAAATTCAGCGCGCCGCCCGTCCACACCGTGATGCCGCCCGGCAGGCTGCCCTTGTCCGTCGCACTACTTACCGGCGTGCCCGACGGTTCGTTCGGGTCGACCAGGTAGCGACGCGACCACGTGTCATCACCCGTGCCACGCAAGCCCTGCATGGGGTCGCGATTCTGGCGGCTGGCCGAACTCAGCGTGATGCCATTGCTGAACCCGCTCGCATCAGCGCCGCTGTGCAGACGCTCCAGGCGCTGCTGGAAGTTGGTGATCTGACCCTGCGCCATGCGACGCGTGGAGTTCACCTGCGCATTGAGCACGCCCAGCACTTCGGCATCCTTCGAAGGATCCACGCGTGCCGTCACCGTGACAGAAACGACGCCCGGCTCCGACGTCGCATACGCATTGGACAGCGTGTAGCTCAGCTGCGCGACGCCACTAAAACCAGAAGACGCGATGAAGTTGAGCTTGTACGCACCGGCACTGCCCGAAACCGTCGCCGTACCCGCATTGTTCGGCGACACCGACACAAGGTTGGCCGCCGTGAACGGACCGCCATGCGCGGTCGACGTCAGGTCCACCTGCGTCGACGCGCCAGCCAGCACCTGCGCGTTCAGTGACGGCGCCATCGGCACGGGGTTAACCGTGATCGTGGCGTGCGCCGGCAGCGATGTGCCGAACGGGTTGCTCAGCGTGTAATCGAACATGACCTCACCCGACGCGTCGATGGCCGGCGTATACGCGATATCCGTACCGGTGATCGTCAGCACGCCCGTGGCCGGCGGCGTTGCCACGTTCGCCCCGGTGAACGGACCACCCGTCGCACCTTGCGCCGCATGCAGCGTTACCGTCTTGCCGGCAAGCACCGACACGGTGATCGGCTGCACCACCGGCACGGCGAGCGGCGTCACGGAAATGGTCACCGTGGCCTGGTTGGAGGTGCCGCCCGGGCCGCTGGCCGTGTACGTGAAGCTGTCCGTCCCAAAGAAATTCGTCGCGGGCGCGTACTCCACATTCAGACCATGCACCGTCGCCGTGCCATGAGCAGGCGCCTTGCCGATGTCGATGCTCGTCAACGGACCGGTATCGTTATTCGTCACCGAAATCATCACGACGTTGTTTGCCGGCGTCGTTGCCGTGTCATCGACAACCACCGGCCTGGGCTGGTTGATACCTACGGAGAACGGCAGCGAACCCTTGAAGTTGAGCGAGTCTGTCGCCGTCACCGTGAAATTGAAGGTGCCTGCCGCCGTCGGCGTGCCTGAGACGACACCCGCCGTGGACAGGGTGACGCCAGCGGGTAGCGCGCCGCTCGTCACGGCGTACGTGTAGCTCCCAACGCCACCAGATGCGGACATCTGGCCGCTGAATGCCTCGCCCACCTGCCCGTTGGACAACGTTGATGCGCTGAGGTCAATCGTCGGCGGGTCGATGACCAGGCTTACGTTCCATGACGCCGTCTGCCCGGCCTGATCCATCACCTTCACGGTGATCGGGAACGTGCCGGCCTGGGTCGGCGTGCCGGAAAGCATGCCCGACGGTGACAAGGTGATGCCATTGGGCAGCGTGCCGGACACCGTGAAGTCGTATGGCGGGGCGCCGTTTGCCGCGACGATCGTCTGATTGTACGTACCCGGAATTCGTCCCGATGGCAGCGACGTGGTGACGAAAGAAACTGCACCGCCAGGGACCACAACGCTGAAGGTCTGAGAGACGGTCGGCGCGGGGAGGAATGCCGTGTTACCGCTCTGATCGGCATTGATCGTGCAGGATCCGGGCGCCGTGAGCAGCAGTGAATTCCCCGAGGTCAGCTTGCAGATGTTCGGCGTCGCACTGGTGAACAGCACCGGGTCACCCGAATCGGCCGTCGCACTCAACGTCACCGTCGCGCCGAAGTTCTGCGGGCCCGGATTGGCGAAGGTGATCGACTGCGGCCCTTTCGGCGTCACCGCTGGCGATGCTCCCGATGGCGCGCTCGCGCCGATGGCATTGATGGCCTTCACCGTAAACGTGTATGCCGTGCCGTTCGTAAGACCCGTGACCGTGATGGGCGACGACGCGCCCGAACCGGTAATGCCACCGTTCGCCGTCACCTCATAACCGGTGATCGTCGAGCCGCCATCGCTCACGGGCGGCGTGAAGTACACGATCGCGTTCTTGTCCCCTGCCGTCACCGAACCGACGACCGGTGAGCCCGGGATCTGGAGATAGCTGAATTGCACATTCCCCGGCAGGCTGGTGCCATCGCTGCCGCTGACCGTGATGTCGACGGTGCTGCCCAGGGTGCCGGCCGGCGCGAAGGCCGTCACGGATGTCGAGCTACCCGCGGTAACGTTGGTAGCGGCGACGGTGCCGAATTTGACCGCGGTGACGTTGCCCAGGTTTGTACCGGTAATTGTGACTTGCGTACCGCCCGCTGCCGGCCCCGCCGCCGGGGAGATGCCGGTGACGGTGGGCGCAGAGGAGTACGTGAAAACGTTCGACCCGCCATTCCCGTTCGTCCCGCCAGCCGTCGTCACCTTGACGTTGGTCGCCCCGGCGGCGTTGGCCGGTGTCATGGCACTGATCTGCGTGTCGCTGTCGACCGAGTAGGAGCTGGCAGCCGCGCCGCCGAACGTCAGCGATGTCACACCAGAAAAACCGGTGCCCGTAATCGTCACCCTCGTGCCGCCGAACACCGGCCCGCTGGTCGGCGACATGCCCGTGATGGTCGGTGCGGAGACAAAGGTGAAGTGATCGCTTGCGTTTGCTGCACTCGTACCGCTTGGCGTCGTAACGCGCACGTCCACCGTACCGGTTCCGGCAGGCGAAGTCGCCGTTATCGAGGTTGCGGAAAGGGTGGTAAAGGACGTTGCCGACGTTCCACCAAACGTGACGTCGGTAACGCCGCTGAAGTTGGTACCCGTGATGGTCACCGATGTTCCGCCAGCCGTGGGGCCGGCAGTCGGCCCAATGCCCGTCACCGTCGGCGCCGGGATATACGTGAACTGATCTGCCGCACTGGTGGCGCTCGTCCCGCCCGTCGTGGTCACGCGGACATCGACCGTTCCGCTGCCTGCAGGCGACGTCGCTGTGATGCTTGTTGCGCTGACCACCGTGATGCCCGTCGCGGCCACGCCACCGAAGGTCACCGCCGTCGCGCCACTGAAGTTGGTGCCGGTGATCGTCACCGGCGTACCGCCCGCAGGCGCGCCCGAGGTCGGACTGATCGACACGACCGTTGGCGCGGCAACGTAAGTGAATTGATCGCTCGCGCTCGTCGTACTGGTGCCACCCGACGTGGTGACGGTAATGTCGAGGGTGCCGGCGCCGTGCGCGGGATTGGTTGCCGTGATCTGCGTGTCGTTGTTTACCGTGTATCCCGTCGCGCTCGTTGCGCCAAAGGTGACGGCGGTCGCGTTCAAAAATCCCGTTCCATTAATGATGACCGTCGTACCACCGGCGGTCGGCCCCGCCGTGGGAGAGACGGACGCGATCACAGGCGGGTTCACGTAGGTGTAGGACGTCGTGGCTGAGGAGAACGCGTTGGTCACCGTCACCGGCACTACGCCCACCGCCATCGCCGGCGTGGTCACCTGGATCTGCGTCGGACTGTCGATCGTGAAAGTGCTGAGCACGCCTCCGATCTGGACACTCTCCGTGCTGGCAAGGCTGATGCCCGTGATGGTGATCTTCGAGCCGCCCGCAATCGGGCCCGAGGCAGGAGAGATGCCAGAGATCGTCGGCGCGGGGGTCGTCACCCCGATCACCACCGGCGCATCTGTCCTGAGATCGTTGTTCTGGTCGACAAAGAGCTGGATCCCTTCGACGCTGGGCTGTCCGCCTACCAGGGTGATCCTGTAGATCGGGTCACCCTCGGGATCGGAGAAGCCGGTCAGGGTGAACTGGTACTGGTTACCCTTGGAAGTCCCAACCGTGAACTGGGAACCTATCGCCGGATTGAGGTTTTCCCCCATCGAAGCACCGAGGCCGTTTCCGGATAGGTCACAGGTCATATCCAGCGCGACACCGGCCTGCACGTCACCCACCTTCGAAAACGACAGCCCGGTCGGGCATGCTGCCCAGGCGCGCCCTGGCATCGCACAGGCAAGCAACAACATCGCCAGCGAAGCCGTGGCAATGCGAAGCTTCCGGCGTGGTGGCGTCGCTGCCACGGATGCGACGTCTGGCCTGGGTGCCTGACCCTTTCCAAACACACGCCCCAGCCAATCCCGACCACGGCACAGGGCCGTCCGGATGCGATAAACCATCATTGGTAATCCCCTGTTCCTGTTGACGCACCGATGACCGCCCAGCGAGCGGCATCGGTTTGCTGCTTGTTTGCACCACCGCATGATCTTACGAAGCGGGCGATAAGAGGTAGTGCGCAAAAGATGGCGACATCTGGTCACGCGAATGCGAGACCGGGGCGGTCGGCGGCGATGACCGGGACCCGCGATCGCAGTTTATGACTGCAAACCATGCGCGTCACTTATAGACGCCACGCAAATCGCCATGGTAGGTTTTTACGCAAGGGGGAAATCATGGTTATTTTTTGCGCCGCTCAGGCAGCGGCAGCGGGCGCGTGTGCCTCACACATGCGCGCGCCGCCGCATCGTGTCGCCGTCACGTCACTGCAGGTCCGTCCCAGTCACCGCGGACCTTCGCGCGACTCGCAGGATTTGCTCCAGGCCCGTCCGCCACATCGTTAGCGAAGGCCTCCGTACCCATCGTTCAAATCCCGAACTGCGCCTGGAATGGCGCGGCCTCGCGGCGCATGGCGTCTGAACGTTTGTTCGTGTCTGCCAAGGCAGGCTTATATAAAACCAGGGGAGATTCCAGGAATGAAATACCGCATTGGATCGTTTCTAGTCGCAGTGGCGGCCTTGATGAGCGGCTGCGCCGTTGCTCCACAACGCCCCATCGCTTTTGCCGCGCCGTCGGGCACCACCCAGGCCGAAAAGGTCGGCATCGCCATGACCGCCCTGCCCAAGGTCGACACATCACTCCCGGGCGCGGGTTGCCTGTTGTGCATGGCGGCGGCTTCGCTGGCCAATGAGAAGCTGACGTCGTATGCCCATTCGCTTCCCGCCGAAGGCCTTCCCCACTTGAAGAACGACGTGGCCGACCTGCTGCGCAAGCA belongs to Dyella terrae and includes:
- a CDS encoding porin family protein, which translates into the protein MKKSLLALALAAAGLAVVPAAFAQNAPDNGGWFINGNVGRTSIDKGPYDDSDTGYAINGGYRWAITPRFALGAEVGYNDLGNIHVKNIFNSNDVVDKGKSQLHGWTAGANARFNIDPQWYISGRAGLYSWKGHGLSNDVNPVRKSLDDTSWYGGVGFGYNFTNNVSVGLNYDYFDAKKNHVDLSTDMVSVSAEYRF
- a CDS encoding glutathione S-transferase family protein, with product MAKLVLTTFDWVPDMPRGYVRDLRIRWALEEAGLPYSVESTSFKSRGAEHFAHQPFGQVPWLTHGEISLFESGAILHYLGHLGEGLLPRDDDMRLTAIEWLFAALNSVEMASLPWSLFVFSGDDSASPMRKQFDAFVHSRLQHLEPILAKREWMAGTFSVADIAMADVLRLLDRFGALADYAAARTYLDRATARPAFRKALADQMAHFAAAD
- a CDS encoding IPT/TIG domain-containing protein: MAATPPRRKLRIATASLAMLLLACAMPGRAWAACPTGLSFSKVGDVQAGVALDMTCDLSGNGLGASMGENLNPAIGSQFTVGTSKGNQYQFTLTGFSDPEGDPIYRITLVGGQPSVEGIQLFVDQNNDLRTDAPVVIGVTTPAPTISGISPASGPIAGGSKITITGISLASTESVQIGGVLSTFTIDSPTQIQVTTPAMAVGVVPVTVTNAFSSATTSYTYVNPPVIASVSPTAGPTAGGTTVIINGTGFLNATAVTFGATSATGYTVNNDTQITATNPAHGAGTLDITVTTSGGTSTTSASDQFTYVAAPTVVSISPTSGAPAGGTPVTITGTNFSGATAVTFGGVAATGITVVSATSITATSPAGSGTVDVRVTTTGGTSATSAADQFTYIPAPTVTGIGPTAGPTAGGTSVTITGTNFSGVTDVTFGGTSATSFTTLSATSITATSPAGTGTVDVRVTTPSGTSAANASDHFTFVSAPTITGMSPTSGPVFGGTRVTITGTGFSGVTSLTFGGAAASSYSVDSDTQISAMTPANAAGATNVKVTTAGGTNGNGGSNVFTYSSAPTVTGISPAAGPAAGGTQVTITGTNLGNVTAVKFGTVAATNVTAGSSTSVTAFAPAGTLGSTVDITVSGSDGTSLPGNVQFSYLQIPGSPVVGSVTAGDKNAIVYFTPPVSDGGSTITGYEVTANGGITGSGASSPITVTGLTNGTAYTFTVKAINAIGASAPSGASPAVTPKGPQSITFANPGPQNFGATVTLSATADSGDPVLFTSATPNICKLTSGNSLLLTAPGSCTINADQSGNTAFLPAPTVSQTFSVVVPGGAVSFVTTSLPSGRIPGTYNQTIVAANGAPPYDFTVSGTLPNGITLSPSGMLSGTPTQAGTFPITVKVMDQAGQTASWNVSLVIDPPTIDLSASTLSNGQVGEAFSGQMSASGGVGSYTYAVTSGALPAGVTLSTAGVVSGTPTAAGTFNFTVTATDSLNFKGSLPFSVGINQPRPVVVDDTATTPANNVVMISVTNNDTGPLTSIDIGKAPAHGTATVHGLNVEYAPATNFFGTDSFTYTASGPGGTSNQATVTISVTPLAVPVVQPITVSVLAGKTVTLHAAQGATGGPFTGANVATPPATGVLTITGTDIAYTPAIDASGEVMFDYTLSNPFGTSLPAHATITVNPVPMAPSLNAQVLAGASTQVDLTSTAHGGPFTAANLVSVSPNNAGTATVSGSAGAYKLNFIASSGFSGVAQLSYTLSNAYATSEPGVVSVTVTARVDPSKDAEVLGVLNAQVNSTRRMAQGQITNFQQRLERLHSGADASGFSNGITLSSASRQNRDPMQGLRGTGDDTWSRRYLVDPNEPSGTPVSSATDKGSLPGGITVWTGGALNFGKSQPGTSDNGIDFSTSGLSVGADKRINDQLAVGAGVGYGHDVSDIGKHDSRSTTDSYNLAFYASYRPTANVYVDGLLGYQWLSFDSRRYVTSDGSRATGSRDGKQWFGSIALGYEQRKETWTLSPYARLDMAHAQLDGYTEQASGQNALSIERQSVKTTTGNLGVRAEWTIKSGYGMWLPTLRAEFQHDFQGSGVANMRYADLLSGPLYQASLTGQSSHRTMLGAGIQLQTLKGWLIRFEYQNLIENNSRENQSILLGVEKRFDP